In Pseudoxanthomonas sp., one genomic interval encodes:
- the recR gene encoding recombination mediator RecR, translating into MSSPLLEQLIESLRVLPGVGQKTAQRMAYHLLDREREGGKRLAAVLAEALEHIGHCAQCRDFTESNICALCASSSRDRHQLCIVESPSDRLAIEQATGYRGVYFVLHGRLSPLDGIGPRELGLDALSARLAQGEVTELIIATNPTVEGEATAHYLAQLARQQGVRPSRLAHGVPLGGELEYVDRGTLAHAFGGRSEMA; encoded by the coding sequence ATGTCCAGTCCGCTGCTCGAACAGCTCATCGAGTCGTTGCGCGTCCTGCCCGGTGTCGGCCAGAAGACCGCGCAACGCATGGCCTATCACCTGCTCGACCGCGAGCGGGAGGGCGGCAAGCGCCTGGCCGCGGTGCTGGCCGAGGCGTTGGAGCACATCGGCCACTGCGCTCAGTGCCGTGATTTCACCGAGAGCAACATCTGCGCGCTGTGCGCCAGCAGCAGCCGCGACCGCCACCAGCTGTGCATCGTGGAATCCCCTTCAGACCGCCTGGCGATCGAACAGGCCACCGGCTACCGCGGCGTGTACTTCGTGCTGCACGGACGGCTCTCGCCGCTGGATGGCATCGGCCCACGCGAACTGGGACTGGATGCACTCTCCGCGCGGCTGGCGCAGGGCGAAGTGACCGAACTGATCATCGCCACCAATCCCACCGTCGAGGGCGAGGCCACCGCGCACTACCTGGCACAGCTGGCGCGCCAGCAGGGCGTGCGTCCCAGCCGGCTGGCACACGGCGTGCCGCTGGGCGGCGAACTGGAATACGTGGACCGCGGCACGCTGGCGCATGCCTTCGGCGGTCGCAGCGAAATGGCGTGA
- a CDS encoding Slp family lipoprotein: MNLRFATVVAAAALLSACASAPAPLQGSFTPVNPRDSVGTPQVGAPVRWGGRIISTTPGQNATCFQLVSRPLNATGRPMATAPDATDGRFIACRAGFYDPAVFAEGREVTFVGKIEGYESTRIGEYDYQLPRVAADVVYLWPEVREVEVVRPYPYYDPFWGPRWGRWGWW, encoded by the coding sequence ATGAACCTTCGCTTCGCCACCGTCGTCGCAGCCGCCGCGCTGCTTTCCGCCTGCGCGAGCGCCCCCGCGCCGCTGCAGGGCAGCTTCACCCCGGTCAATCCGCGCGACTCGGTCGGTACTCCGCAGGTGGGCGCGCCGGTGCGCTGGGGTGGCCGCATCATCAGCACCACGCCGGGCCAGAACGCGACCTGCTTCCAGCTCGTGTCGCGCCCGCTGAATGCGACCGGGCGGCCGATGGCCACGGCGCCGGACGCGACCGACGGCCGCTTCATCGCCTGCCGCGCCGGCTTCTACGACCCGGCGGTGTTCGCCGAGGGCCGCGAAGTGACCTTCGTGGGCAAGATCGAGGGCTATGAAAGCACCCGCATCGGCGAGTACGACTACCAGCTGCCGCGTGTCGCGGCCGACGTGGTCTACCTGTGGCCGGAAGTGCGCGAAGTCGAAGTGGTCCGCCCCTATCCCTACTACGATCCCTTCTGGGGTCCGCGCTGGGGCCGCTGGGGCTGGTGGTGA
- a CDS encoding DUF58 domain-containing protein, translated as MAPTLARRFARLGRPRRPESLPVALDRRRIYVLPTRFGLFFAALVFAMVLGALNYNNNPALLLALLLGATAMASLIFAHLQLAGLRVEALSADPVPLGEPLRLHVAIASRDARVRHGLRVDAVNEHAFVLLPAGEGIVVELALPTHRRGWYDLDRVRLSTTQPLGLARAWAWVWPDAPLLVYPAMEVQGPPLPHADSAGTRARMDPAGDDVHQLRNYRAGDARRAIAWKPSARRNQLLVRDYERPLGRDVELDWDALATLPHERRIQRLAHWVEAAEREGLRYRLRLPGHPVLGPANGPAHRHVCLRALALLPHEAH; from the coding sequence ATGGCGCCGACCCTGGCCAGGCGCTTCGCGCGCCTGGGGCGTCCCCGCCGTCCGGAGTCCCTGCCGGTCGCCCTCGACCGCCGGCGCATCTATGTGCTGCCCACGCGGTTCGGCCTGTTCTTCGCCGCGCTGGTGTTCGCCATGGTGCTGGGCGCGTTGAACTACAACAACAATCCGGCGCTGTTGCTGGCGCTGCTGCTGGGTGCCACGGCGATGGCCAGCCTGATCTTCGCGCACCTGCAGCTGGCGGGCCTGCGGGTGGAGGCATTGTCCGCAGATCCCGTGCCGCTCGGCGAGCCGCTGCGGCTGCACGTGGCCATCGCGTCGCGCGATGCGCGCGTGCGCCATGGCCTGCGCGTGGATGCGGTCAACGAGCACGCCTTCGTGCTGCTGCCGGCGGGCGAAGGGATCGTGGTCGAACTGGCCCTGCCGACCCACCGACGCGGCTGGTACGACCTGGACCGCGTGCGGCTGTCGACCACCCAGCCGCTCGGTCTCGCCCGCGCCTGGGCATGGGTGTGGCCGGACGCGCCGCTTCTGGTCTATCCCGCGATGGAAGTGCAGGGCCCGCCGCTTCCGCACGCCGACAGCGCGGGCACCCGGGCACGCATGGATCCTGCGGGCGACGACGTGCACCAGTTGCGCAACTACCGCGCCGGGGATGCGCGGCGCGCCATCGCCTGGAAACCCTCCGCGCGCCGCAACCAGTTGCTGGTACGCGATTACGAACGCCCCCTCGGACGCGATGTGGAACTGGACTGGGACGCACTGGCCACGCTTCCGCACGAGCGCCGCATCCAGCGACTGGCGCACTGGGTCGAGGCCGCCGAACGCGAGGGGCTCCGTTACCGGCTGCGGCTGCCCGGCCACCCCGTACTTGGGCCGGCGAACGGCCCTGCGCATCGCCATGTCTGCCTGCGCGCCCTGGCGCTGCTTCCGCATGAAGCCCACTGA
- the dnaX gene encoding DNA polymerase III subunit gamma/tau: MSYLVLARKWRPKRFAELVGQEHVVRALTNALDSGRVHHAFLFTGTRGVGKTTIARIFAKSLNCEKGTSADPCGQCPACLDIDAGRYIDLLEIDAASNTGVDDVREVIENAQYMPSRGKFKVYLIDEVHMLSKAAFNALLKTLEEPPEHVKFLLATTDPQKLPVTVLSRCLQFNLKRLDEEQIRGQITKILGAEAIEADASAIAQLARAADGSLRDGLSLLDQAIAYAGGALREDGVRAMLGTVDRTQVSAMLAALAQGDGEELLRVVARLAEFSPDWAGVLDAVAEALHRIQVRQLVPSADVDAEGVDVDAFAGQLRPEVVQLWYQMAINGRRDLHLAPSGRAGFEMSMLRMLAFRPAQAGEMRGEARTSPAAAMPASVSTASSSAAGTLAPVQAKAAAPDPVMPPQQMAREERPAPSRAAVDDVPPWRPAEPAVAAAPVVAPAASTTMPVDIGITDAETWLHFASTCGLKGVGKQLVDNVAFAGYANGTLTLALDSGFDYLRSERTLSELGDAIASRYGVAPRLAFAATSADGETLKQRSHRQRDERQTLAEETFMNHPDVRQLMQQHGARLVPDSIRPYEE, translated from the coding sequence ATGTCCTATCTCGTCCTCGCCCGCAAGTGGCGTCCCAAGCGTTTTGCCGAGCTGGTGGGCCAGGAACACGTGGTCCGCGCGCTGACCAACGCCCTGGACAGCGGCCGCGTGCACCATGCCTTCCTGTTCACCGGCACGCGCGGCGTGGGCAAGACCACGATCGCCCGCATCTTCGCCAAGTCGCTGAACTGCGAGAAGGGCACCAGCGCCGATCCCTGCGGCCAGTGCCCGGCCTGCCTCGACATCGACGCCGGCCGCTACATCGACCTGCTGGAGATCGACGCCGCGTCCAACACCGGCGTGGACGACGTGCGCGAAGTGATCGAGAACGCCCAGTACATGCCCTCGCGCGGCAAGTTCAAGGTCTACCTGATCGACGAAGTGCACATGCTGTCGAAGGCGGCGTTCAATGCGCTGCTGAAGACGCTGGAAGAGCCGCCGGAACACGTCAAGTTCCTGCTCGCCACCACCGATCCGCAGAAACTGCCGGTCACCGTGCTGTCGCGCTGCCTGCAGTTCAACCTCAAGCGGCTGGACGAGGAACAGATCCGCGGCCAGATAACGAAGATCCTCGGCGCGGAGGCCATCGAGGCGGATGCGTCCGCCATCGCCCAGCTCGCGCGCGCCGCCGACGGCTCGCTGCGCGATGGCCTGTCGTTGCTCGACCAGGCCATCGCCTATGCCGGCGGCGCCCTGCGCGAGGACGGCGTGCGCGCCATGCTGGGCACGGTGGACCGCACCCAGGTCAGCGCCATGCTGGCGGCGCTGGCGCAGGGCGATGGCGAAGAACTGCTGCGGGTGGTCGCGCGGCTGGCCGAGTTCTCGCCCGACTGGGCTGGCGTACTCGACGCGGTAGCCGAAGCGCTGCATCGCATCCAGGTGCGTCAGCTGGTGCCGTCGGCCGATGTGGACGCGGAAGGGGTCGATGTCGACGCCTTCGCCGGACAGCTGCGGCCGGAAGTGGTGCAGCTCTGGTACCAGATGGCGATCAACGGCCGCCGTGACCTGCATCTGGCGCCCAGCGGACGCGCCGGTTTCGAGATGAGCATGCTGCGGATGCTGGCATTCCGCCCGGCCCAGGCCGGCGAGATGCGGGGCGAGGCGCGTACATCGCCTGCTGCCGCCATGCCGGCCTCGGTGTCGACGGCGTCATCGTCCGCCGCCGGCACACTGGCGCCGGTGCAGGCGAAGGCAGCCGCACCCGACCCGGTCATGCCGCCGCAGCAGATGGCGCGCGAGGAACGTCCCGCGCCCTCGCGTGCCGCCGTTGACGACGTGCCGCCGTGGCGTCCCGCCGAACCGGCGGTGGCGGCCGCCCCTGTCGTCGCCCCGGCGGCGTCGACCACGATGCCGGTCGACATCGGCATCACCGATGCCGAGACCTGGCTGCATTTCGCGAGTACCTGCGGGCTCAAGGGCGTCGGCAAGCAACTGGTCGACAATGTCGCCTTCGCCGGTTACGCCAACGGCACGCTGACCTTGGCGCTGGACAGCGGCTTCGACTACCTGCGATCGGAGCGCACGCTCAGCGAACTGGGCGATGCCATCGCCAGCCGCTACGGCGTGGCACCGCGGCTCGCCTTCGCCGCGACCAGCGCCGATGGCGAGACGCTGAAGCAGCGCAGCCACCGGCAGCGCGACGAGCGCCAGACCCTGGCCGAAGAAACCTTCATGAACCATCCGGACGTGCGGCAGCTGATGCAGCAGCATGGCGCCAGGCTCGTGCCGGATTCCATCCGACCTTACGAAGAGTGA
- a CDS encoding histidine triad nucleotide-binding protein translates to MTDTIFARIIRREIPATIVYEDDDVLGFKDIAPQAPVHVLFIPKNEAIPTLDDVRPEQSHLIGKLALAAAHYARREGFAQDGYRVVMNCREDAGQTVFHIHLHLLAGAPLGRFGTPG, encoded by the coding sequence ATGACCGACACCATCTTCGCCAGGATCATCCGCCGGGAGATTCCGGCCACCATCGTCTACGAGGACGACGACGTCCTCGGCTTCAAGGACATCGCACCGCAGGCGCCGGTGCACGTGCTCTTCATTCCGAAGAACGAGGCGATCCCCACGCTCGACGACGTGCGTCCGGAGCAGTCGCACCTGATCGGCAAGCTGGCGCTGGCGGCGGCGCATTACGCGCGCCGCGAAGGCTTCGCGCAGGACGGTTACCGGGTCGTCATGAACTGCCGTGAGGATGCCGGGCAGACCGTGTTCCACATCCATCTGCACCTGCTCGCCGGTGCGCCGCTGGGTCGTTTCGGCACGCCGGGCTGA
- a CDS encoding YbaB/EbfC family nucleoid-associated protein, which produces MRGNIAQLMQQAQKMQENLQRAQEELAKLEVTGNAGGGMVSVTLTGAKECRKIRIDPSLLSDAEMLEDLIAAAFNDASNKVDAESKSRMGAATAGMPLPPGMKMPF; this is translated from the coding sequence ATGCGTGGAAACATCGCCCAACTGATGCAGCAGGCGCAGAAGATGCAGGAGAACCTGCAGCGCGCCCAGGAAGAACTCGCCAAGCTGGAAGTCACCGGCAACGCCGGCGGCGGCATGGTCAGCGTGACGCTGACCGGCGCCAAGGAGTGCCGCAAGATCCGCATCGATCCCTCGCTTCTGTCCGATGCGGAGATGCTGGAGGACCTGATCGCCGCCGCGTTCAACGATGCCTCCAACAAGGTCGACGCGGAATCGAAGTCGCGCATGGGCGCCGCCACGGCCGGTATGCCGCTGCCGCCGGGCATGAAGATGCCGTTCTGA
- a CDS encoding site-specific integrase → MRIPHHLVRSSSGLWSFRQRVPADLQELLERRLIKRTLRTSDLGEARLRALLLASRYAQAFIKLRDRRVDKLGKKEAEELLARLTQTEGLKDLTLHRTRAPDGSVTERWQIDTDEDLRLFQQAQRQTNDPLLDAVNSPLSPRDFAAARAKITPITLADARDGWLASLQGSTLPKTFTIKRTAVEALVRFLGSKTKLHTITRTDLARWYQHMRDEGASTPTLTNKQSYVGGRGGFFEWAQASGYFPKGDNPAAGHVSYSIREKRARKKFGFKAYDAHQVQALFAPAAFEGLALSARWASVIGLYTGARASEVGQLLTGDVIEEDGLLCIRVSDEGEHQKVKTEVSLRTVPVHPDLLALGFREWVDGLRAAGAERLFPAARADAKNGQGNWITKAFGRHISQVGKNWPTAKRGFHSLRKTVIQSLQGAGVPSELRAQLVGHELDDEHHSTYSRDFTVREKLHGPGPTTPGLDALNFGLNLPALAQLLLDTAPKPRAGRKRLVNS, encoded by the coding sequence ATGCGCATTCCTCATCATTTGGTTCGTTCCTCCTCAGGGCTCTGGTCGTTTCGTCAGCGGGTTCCTGCTGACCTCCAAGAGCTGCTAGAGCGTCGCCTCATCAAACGCACCCTGCGCACGAGCGACCTCGGCGAGGCCCGCTTGCGCGCCCTTCTGCTGGCGTCCCGGTATGCTCAAGCCTTCATCAAGCTAAGGGACCGGCGGGTGGACAAGCTGGGGAAGAAAGAGGCCGAGGAATTGCTCGCCCGGCTGACGCAGACCGAGGGCCTCAAGGACCTCACCCTTCATCGGACGCGAGCCCCTGACGGAAGCGTTACCGAGCGCTGGCAGATCGACACGGACGAGGACCTGCGCCTCTTTCAGCAAGCCCAACGTCAGACGAACGACCCCTTGCTGGATGCGGTCAACTCTCCCCTGTCACCGCGCGACTTCGCAGCGGCCAGGGCGAAGATCACCCCCATCACCCTGGCGGACGCTCGGGACGGGTGGCTGGCAAGCCTTCAGGGCAGCACCCTGCCCAAGACCTTCACGATTAAGAGGACTGCGGTGGAGGCCTTGGTCCGGTTCCTGGGGAGCAAGACCAAGCTGCACACCATCACCCGCACGGACCTAGCCCGCTGGTATCAGCACATGCGCGATGAGGGGGCCTCTACCCCTACCCTGACCAACAAACAGTCGTATGTCGGGGGCAGGGGCGGCTTCTTCGAGTGGGCCCAAGCATCCGGCTATTTCCCAAAGGGCGACAATCCGGCGGCCGGCCATGTCTCGTATTCGATTCGGGAGAAGCGGGCCCGGAAGAAGTTCGGCTTCAAGGCCTATGACGCACACCAAGTCCAGGCGCTGTTCGCTCCGGCAGCCTTCGAGGGCTTGGCCCTGTCGGCCCGCTGGGCTTCGGTCATCGGTCTCTATACCGGCGCCAGAGCATCCGAGGTGGGCCAACTTCTGACCGGCGACGTCATCGAGGAAGACGGCCTGCTGTGTATCAGGGTGTCCGACGAGGGCGAGCACCAAAAGGTGAAGACGGAGGTCAGCCTGCGAACCGTGCCCGTGCACCCGGACTTGCTGGCACTGGGCTTCCGGGAGTGGGTCGATGGGCTGCGGGCAGCCGGCGCTGAACGTCTGTTTCCGGCCGCGAGGGCGGATGCGAAGAACGGGCAAGGCAACTGGATCACGAAAGCCTTTGGGCGCCACATTTCGCAAGTTGGCAAGAACTGGCCGACCGCAAAACGTGGCTTCCACTCGCTGAGAAAGACGGTCATCCAGTCGCTCCAAGGCGCGGGTGTGCCGTCGGAACTGCGCGCCCAGCTGGTGGGCCACGAACTCGACGACGAGCACCACTCGACGTATAGCCGCGATTTCACCGTGCGCGAAAAGCTTCACGGCCCCGGCCCCACGACCCCAGGACTCGATGCGCTGAACTTTGGATTGAATCTTCCCGCGCTCGCACAACTGTTACTCGACACCGCACCGAAACCACGCGCTGGACGCAAGCGCTTGGTAAATAGTTGA
- a CDS encoding DUF3488 and transglutaminase-like domain-containing protein, with translation MKPTDAPTLDRLSRQWTLAAAGACLLPLLLQLPPMLAFGIGATGVVLALASWRRPLPGLLRALLALALVAAVMSVMGMQFGRDTGCALLAGMLAIKPTETRTLRDNRSLLGFALFAPFAAFLLDQGPLSMGLGLASVLGALVALHRLADAEAVSLAGVARPLQQAREIGKLVAIGVPLVLAAFWLFPRFPSPLWGVPERALAKPGLSDDMSPGSYLDLIADEAPALRVQFFGATPPTSQMYWRGPVLTDFDGRTWTRRDAVPGMPPPATTRAAVTWDYQMDVEPSDRRDLVALDLPTATPEGASMAHDFSMATPAPLSSLTRWRLQSSLPTQFEADLPASRRAQALRLPAGFNPRTRALGAQWRREAGGNDAAIVARALQWIRADFAYTLDTPFPGRDTVDEFLFDQQEGFCEHFSSSFVFLMRSAGIPARVVTGYTGGTYNPLGRYWVVRNMDAHAWAEVWMPQRGWVRVDPTAAVAPENIYDTLEDRLGAGGAVGAMANLIGADNLGQVGDWLRRGWNDLVLGFDARRQARLLERFGAGRLGGGALTALFGLFAMTALAWMGWLLARGERERDPLLRAWHRLAARYARHGLGREPYESPADWTRRLSAARPQAAQALGSLSRRFADARYAPNEGDHRALIEDLRRHRP, from the coding sequence ATGAAGCCCACTGACGCGCCCACGCTGGACCGCCTCAGTCGCCAGTGGACACTGGCGGCTGCGGGCGCCTGCCTGCTGCCGCTGCTGCTGCAATTGCCGCCGATGCTGGCGTTCGGCATCGGCGCCACCGGCGTGGTGCTCGCGCTGGCGTCGTGGCGTCGTCCCCTGCCCGGCCTGTTGAGGGCGCTGCTTGCGCTGGCCCTGGTCGCGGCGGTGATGTCGGTGATGGGCATGCAGTTCGGCCGCGATACCGGCTGTGCGCTGCTCGCCGGCATGCTGGCGATCAAGCCGACCGAGACCCGCACGCTACGCGACAACCGCAGCCTGCTCGGCTTCGCCCTGTTCGCCCCCTTCGCGGCCTTCCTGCTCGACCAGGGCCCGCTCAGCATGGGGCTGGGCCTGGCCAGCGTGCTGGGCGCGCTGGTGGCGCTGCATCGGCTTGCCGATGCCGAGGCGGTTTCGCTGGCGGGCGTGGCGCGCCCCCTGCAACAGGCGCGGGAGATCGGCAAGCTGGTCGCCATCGGCGTGCCGCTGGTGCTGGCGGCATTCTGGCTGTTCCCGCGCTTTCCGTCGCCGCTCTGGGGCGTGCCGGAGCGTGCTCTGGCGAAACCGGGGCTCAGCGACGACATGTCGCCCGGCAGCTATCTCGACCTCATCGCCGACGAAGCACCCGCGCTGCGCGTGCAGTTCTTCGGCGCCACGCCCCCCACCAGCCAGATGTACTGGCGCGGTCCGGTGCTGACGGATTTCGACGGCCGCACCTGGACGCGCCGCGACGCAGTGCCCGGCATGCCGCCGCCCGCGACCACCCGCGCGGCGGTGACCTGGGACTATCAGATGGACGTGGAGCCCAGCGACCGTCGCGACCTGGTGGCGCTGGACCTGCCGACCGCGACCCCGGAGGGCGCTTCGATGGCGCACGACTTCAGCATGGCGACGCCGGCGCCCCTCAGCTCGCTGACGCGCTGGCGCCTGCAGTCGTCGCTGCCCACGCAGTTCGAGGCGGACCTGCCGGCGTCGCGACGCGCCCAGGCCCTGCGGCTGCCTGCGGGCTTCAATCCGCGCACCCGTGCGCTGGGCGCGCAATGGCGCCGCGAGGCCGGCGGCAACGATGCCGCGATCGTCGCGCGCGCCCTGCAGTGGATCCGCGCCGACTTCGCCTACACGCTGGACACGCCATTTCCCGGCCGCGACACGGTCGACGAGTTCCTCTTCGACCAGCAGGAGGGATTCTGCGAGCACTTCAGCTCGTCCTTCGTATTCCTGATGCGATCCGCGGGCATACCGGCCCGCGTGGTCACCGGGTATACCGGCGGTACCTACAACCCGCTCGGCCGCTACTGGGTGGTGCGCAACATGGATGCGCATGCCTGGGCGGAAGTGTGGATGCCCCAACGCGGCTGGGTCCGCGTGGACCCGACGGCGGCGGTCGCGCCGGAAAACATCTACGACACGCTGGAAGATCGCCTGGGCGCCGGCGGTGCGGTGGGCGCCATGGCGAACCTGATCGGCGCCGACAACCTCGGCCAAGTGGGCGACTGGCTGCGCCGCGGCTGGAACGACCTGGTGCTGGGCTTCGATGCCCGGCGGCAGGCGCGCCTGCTCGAACGCTTCGGCGCCGGGCGACTCGGCGGAGGCGCACTGACGGCGCTGTTCGGCCTGTTTGCCATGACGGCGCTGGCCTGGATGGGCTGGCTGCTGGCACGCGGCGAACGCGAACGCGATCCACTGCTGCGCGCCTGGCATCGGCTCGCCGCACGCTACGCGCGGCACGGACTGGGCCGCGAACCGTACGAGAGCCCGGCCGACTGGACGCGCCGGCTCTCCGCGGCACGTCCGCAGGCCGCGCAGGCACTGGGTTCGCTCAGCCGGCGTTTCGCCGATGCGCGCTACGCTCCGAATGAGGGAGACCACCGCGCACTGATCGAAGACCTGCGCCGGCACCGCCCATAA